One genomic segment of Paenibacillus xylanexedens includes these proteins:
- a CDS encoding sensor histidine kinase, whose translation MRRRISLPLKLFFIVFAFVLGCIILISQLSYRYVQKEIRTNDIFYTNQILDKVDQYFTVNFSSFQTILFSVETSVKANINNTEVIKKQLRELYELNSIYVSNIYLIKSDLSILGGSTPTRIFDEPLSERAPLFDAADKNRRTTFVSEPYKSKYSGWTVTMVRYLNGAPFPMAIAVDLDLNAIEETLFKINKQEQMNLALITASGKIIAGFSENKGPLNIQDHSFSIGETSAEEILDTTETNLQLYTNDGIPVSLLKKPTEKFNWTIISINDESRLKAALSRLETYYLELLAAGLLLSLFISFLVAKYIRKPLYTLKTKMKQVEQGILTTTVTINRNDEFGDLSRAFDRMLQQIVELIRRAELHNELERKLEIQVLQSQINPHFLYNTLGSISNVIRLGQIEKVDVVIGSLISLLEYGIDDASEKVSLRQELRNVADYIEIQNIRYNRNFHLIENIEAGLMDFPVFRMLLQPLVENSIFHGYNGGGIEGPITIHAYREDGIVIIEVIDQGEGIPADKIKHILISEPTEEEVKRKRIGLNNIHGRIRLHYGDKFGLDIISIPKEITRIRAVFPAKLPKGDA comes from the coding sequence ATGCGAAGAAGAATCAGCTTGCCTTTAAAATTATTTTTTATCGTGTTTGCCTTTGTATTAGGCTGCATCATCTTGATAAGCCAATTGTCTTATCGCTATGTCCAAAAGGAAATAAGAACCAATGACATTTTTTACACCAATCAAATATTAGACAAGGTTGACCAGTATTTTACCGTTAATTTTTCCTCCTTCCAGACGATTCTCTTCTCAGTTGAAACATCAGTGAAAGCCAACATTAACAATACCGAAGTGATTAAAAAGCAATTAAGGGAGCTGTATGAACTCAACAGTATTTATGTCAGTAATATTTATTTGATCAAAAGCGACTTATCCATTCTAGGTGGAAGTACACCTACTCGAATATTCGATGAACCTTTATCTGAAAGAGCACCTTTATTTGATGCCGCTGACAAGAATAGAAGGACTACCTTTGTTAGTGAGCCTTACAAATCGAAGTATTCCGGCTGGACCGTTACGATGGTTCGATATCTGAACGGTGCTCCGTTTCCTATGGCCATCGCGGTTGATTTGGATCTAAATGCCATTGAAGAAACCTTATTCAAGATTAATAAACAGGAACAAATGAATCTGGCTCTGATCACTGCGTCAGGTAAGATCATTGCCGGATTTTCTGAAAATAAAGGACCTCTGAATATCCAAGATCATTCTTTTTCGATCGGAGAGACGTCAGCGGAAGAAATTCTGGATACAACAGAAACAAATCTTCAACTGTATACCAACGATGGTATTCCGGTTTCCCTTTTGAAAAAACCAACGGAGAAGTTCAACTGGACCATCATCTCGATCAACGATGAATCACGCTTGAAAGCAGCGTTGTCGAGATTGGAAACCTATTACCTCGAGCTTCTCGCTGCAGGTCTTCTTTTAAGTTTGTTCATTTCTTTTTTGGTTGCCAAATATATAAGAAAACCACTTTATACGCTCAAAACAAAAATGAAGCAGGTGGAACAAGGTATCCTCACAACAACAGTAACGATTAATCGAAACGATGAGTTTGGCGATCTTTCACGAGCATTCGATCGTATGCTTCAGCAAATTGTTGAACTGATTCGCCGAGCTGAACTTCATAATGAACTTGAGCGGAAGCTGGAAATTCAGGTGTTACAGTCTCAAATTAACCCTCATTTTCTGTATAACACACTTGGTTCAATCAGCAATGTAATACGTCTCGGACAAATAGAGAAAGTAGATGTGGTGATCGGGTCGCTTATTTCATTATTGGAGTACGGGATAGACGACGCTTCAGAGAAGGTTTCCCTACGCCAGGAATTACGCAATGTAGCGGACTATATCGAGATCCAGAACATCAGGTATAATCGAAACTTCCACTTGATTGAAAACATCGAAGCAGGGTTGATGGATTTTCCAGTTTTCCGAATGCTGTTACAGCCCCTTGTGGAGAACAGTATCTTCCATGGTTATAACGGAGGGGGAATTGAGGGCCCTATTACGATTCATGCGTACAGGGAGGATGGCATCGTCATCATCGAAGTTATTGATCAAGGAGAGGGAATTCCAGCTGATAAAATAAAACATATTTTAATCTCAGAACCGACTGAAGAGGAAGTAAAAAGAAAAAGAATCGGGCTGAACAATATTCATGGACGAATAAGACTCCACTACGGAGATAAATTTGGGCTGGATATCATTAGCATACCTAAGGAAATAACCCGTATACGCGCTGTATTCCCGGCAAAATTGCCAAAAGGAGATGCATAA
- a CDS encoding cation diffusion facilitator family transporter, translating to MDQLKYDNLKLGERGAIISIIAYICLTVLKLIIGNMAGSEALKADGLNNATDIVASIAVLIGLKLAQRPADKDHRYGHWRAETVASLVASFIMMAVGLQVLFEAIGSVFQGTHESPDIIAAYTGIFCAVIMYLVYRYNKRLATRIKSQAVMAAARDNISDAWVSTGTVIGIVGSQFGLPWLDPVTAVIVGFLICKTAWDIFKEATHHLTDGFDVELIQEYKKTIAGIDSVETVKDVRARNYGNNVVVDVVITVDAELDLQQAHDICTDVENELMEEHDVYTVHVHVEPDMLKDCI from the coding sequence GTGGATCAACTTAAATACGATAATCTAAAGCTGGGGGAGCGCGGAGCTATCATCAGCATTATCGCCTACATATGTTTGACCGTTTTAAAACTGATCATTGGCAATATGGCCGGATCAGAAGCGCTTAAGGCGGATGGATTAAATAATGCTACCGATATTGTGGCATCCATTGCCGTACTGATTGGTTTGAAGCTTGCACAGCGCCCAGCGGATAAAGATCATAGATATGGTCACTGGAGAGCAGAGACCGTTGCGTCACTTGTTGCTTCTTTCATTATGATGGCGGTAGGTTTGCAAGTACTGTTTGAAGCCATTGGTTCTGTGTTTCAGGGCACACATGAATCTCCGGATATCATCGCCGCTTACACAGGCATTTTCTGCGCAGTTATCATGTATCTGGTCTATCGCTATAACAAGAGACTTGCTACTCGTATTAAAAGTCAGGCAGTCATGGCTGCAGCTCGAGATAACATTTCCGATGCCTGGGTGAGTACCGGTACGGTCATTGGGATCGTGGGTTCCCAGTTCGGCCTCCCATGGCTGGACCCTGTAACGGCGGTCATTGTAGGTTTCCTAATCTGCAAGACCGCTTGGGACATTTTCAAGGAAGCCACGCACCATCTGACCGATGGTTTTGATGTTGAACTTATTCAGGAGTACAAAAAAACGATTGCCGGAATTGACAGCGTAGAGACGGTTAAAGACGTGAGAGCGCGGAACTATGGCAATAACGTTGTAGTAGACGTTGTCATAACAGTTGATGCTGAGCTGGATCTTCAACAAGCACACGATATCTGTACAGACGTGGAGAACGAGTTGATGGAGGAGCATGACGTTTACACCGTTCACGTTCACGTGGAACCTGATATGTTGAAAGACTGCATTTAA
- a CDS encoding response regulator transcription factor encodes MGRDYTCFIVDDEDLIIQRLELFFNELSHRDRRFVLVGKANNGMNGIEEIIKLKPDIVISDIVMPRMDGISMIEQLKAELPHTQYILLTAYSSFEYAQRAIQANVLEYIVKVPLREADLNRALDKAAGILNEFEKKEAEFHSLNVSVLENKYRVRKQFFNELIRGEIPSHRASDFANRMQFHFFQANYCCFIVEMNTYESFRNEYAAADQNILKYAITNIIEETVMNGSSGVAADLSDNRFIGFLSWENNRSDMETEYACLSLGGQIISHLHQYLNKRVSVAFGGPHRGWESIKQAYTEAKNVSEDFYYHTEKVVKTPMHRFQYHNDKKADFQQKLADFLIRLKRKISKEELDNALADLSQFVTDHKIHKSIMAPMIRDLYRDITVKFKSGNKMATEVPDFPMEFMAFQEQLAYIGDFTFEYVHAGQLLHRAEIMSAMHYIETNLKQRLTLEAIAEEVNLAPSYFSSLFKKTMNEGVISYINRKKIHLALELLNVRDYSLLELCEEVGIVNEGYFCKLFKEYTGDTPKQYRIKMTR; translated from the coding sequence ATGGGGAGAGACTATACCTGCTTCATTGTTGACGATGAAGACCTGATCATTCAACGATTGGAATTGTTTTTTAATGAACTCTCTCATAGGGATAGACGATTTGTTCTAGTGGGCAAAGCGAATAATGGGATGAATGGGATCGAGGAGATCATAAAACTTAAACCGGATATCGTTATATCTGATATTGTAATGCCGCGAATGGACGGAATCTCCATGATTGAGCAGCTCAAGGCGGAGCTCCCCCATACCCAATACATACTTCTGACCGCCTATTCATCCTTCGAATACGCTCAGCGGGCGATTCAAGCCAACGTATTGGAGTACATTGTAAAGGTTCCGCTGAGGGAAGCCGATTTGAATCGAGCGTTGGATAAGGCAGCCGGAATTTTAAATGAGTTTGAGAAAAAAGAGGCGGAATTTCACTCGTTAAACGTATCCGTGCTTGAAAATAAATACAGAGTCCGCAAGCAATTTTTTAACGAATTGATCCGAGGTGAAATTCCTTCTCATCGGGCATCAGATTTTGCCAATCGCATGCAGTTTCATTTCTTTCAAGCCAACTATTGCTGCTTCATCGTTGAGATGAATACGTACGAAAGTTTCCGAAACGAATACGCGGCCGCAGATCAAAACATCTTGAAGTATGCGATAACAAATATCATCGAAGAAACAGTGATGAATGGTAGCAGTGGCGTAGCTGCGGATCTGTCCGATAATCGTTTTATTGGCTTTTTATCCTGGGAAAATAACCGCAGTGATATGGAAACGGAATATGCTTGTTTATCTTTGGGAGGGCAGATCATCTCTCATTTGCATCAATATTTGAATAAAAGGGTATCTGTCGCTTTTGGTGGTCCGCACCGAGGCTGGGAATCGATCAAACAGGCGTACACGGAAGCTAAAAATGTGAGTGAGGATTTCTATTATCATACCGAAAAAGTCGTAAAAACACCGATGCATCGGTTCCAATACCATAATGACAAAAAAGCAGATTTTCAGCAGAAGCTTGCTGATTTTCTTATACGCCTGAAGAGGAAGATTTCCAAGGAAGAGCTGGACAATGCACTTGCCGATCTGTCGCAATTTGTTACGGACCATAAAATTCACAAGTCTATCATGGCGCCAATGATTAGAGATTTGTACAGAGACATTACCGTGAAATTTAAATCGGGGAATAAGATGGCCACGGAAGTTCCAGACTTCCCCATGGAATTTATGGCTTTTCAGGAGCAACTCGCCTATATTGGCGACTTCACATTCGAATACGTGCATGCGGGCCAACTATTACATCGTGCAGAAATTATGAGTGCAATGCATTATATAGAGACAAACCTGAAACAACGTTTAACGTTGGAGGCAATTGCCGAGGAAGTGAATTTAGCACCATCGTATTTTAGTAGCTTATTCAAAAAAACAATGAACGAAGGCGTGATCAGCTACATCAACCGTAAAAAAATCCATCTCGCCCTCGAGTTGTTAAATGTCCGGGATTATTCTTTATTGGAATTGTGCGAGGAAGTAGGTATCGTCAATGAAGGGTATTTTTGCAAACTTTTTAAAGAATATACGGGTGATACACCTAAGCAATATCGCATAAAAATGACACGGTAG
- a CDS encoding SGNH/GDSL hydrolase family protein has protein sequence MKEFFPRRGLPNVIQKLENGETVTIVYFGGSNTRSKGYRVMTADWLRGQYPHADIRCVNAGIDGTGSDLGCARLETDVLRHQPDLVFVEFVGNDGGVPESKARIEGIVRQIRKRSRFTDILFVYTVKERDLTSFQSGQYQKGARMQEEVADYYGIPSIHLGVAVSQLVLDGKLIFTSSADVSIPGAVIFTHDSIHPTIPEGHQIYTDTIIRSFEKMSKLRDHVGKVEHHLPQDTLVPANPWEYATMLPLDHLTHFSPGWSYMTPDDFPLVREYDWLFPGLWRAVDPGETVTVQFEGTHIGLFDIGGPDSCRLKVSVDGGEPFLVDRFTPYNDHNRNQYVFLPELPNGKHTVRFEIDHEKTDKAAVFEASGNERSMEHVRQHPAWYDQTVIQLGKLLLVQPPL, from the coding sequence ATGAAGGAATTTTTTCCTCGAAGAGGGCTGCCTAATGTCATTCAGAAGTTGGAAAATGGAGAAACCGTGACCATCGTTTATTTTGGCGGCAGTAATACACGTTCGAAAGGATACAGGGTCATGACGGCGGATTGGCTGCGAGGGCAATATCCCCATGCGGATATCCGCTGTGTGAATGCAGGCATTGATGGGACAGGATCGGACCTCGGCTGCGCCCGTTTGGAGACCGATGTACTGCGTCATCAGCCTGATCTCGTATTTGTTGAATTTGTTGGAAACGATGGGGGAGTTCCCGAATCCAAAGCGCGGATCGAAGGCATTGTCCGCCAGATTCGCAAGCGCAGCCGGTTTACCGATATTCTGTTTGTATATACGGTTAAGGAGCGGGATTTGACCTCATTTCAATCCGGCCAATACCAGAAGGGCGCTCGTATGCAAGAGGAAGTCGCCGACTATTACGGCATTCCTTCGATTCATCTGGGCGTAGCGGTCAGTCAATTGGTTTTGGATGGAAAGCTCATTTTCACCTCAAGTGCAGATGTGTCCATTCCCGGTGCCGTTATTTTTACACATGATTCGATCCATCCAACAATTCCCGAAGGACACCAGATTTACACAGACACCATCATTCGGTCGTTTGAGAAAATGAGCAAACTTCGAGATCACGTGGGAAAAGTAGAACATCATTTGCCACAAGACACTTTGGTACCAGCCAATCCTTGGGAGTATGCAACCATGCTGCCACTGGATCATCTTACTCATTTTTCACCAGGATGGTCTTACATGACCCCTGATGATTTTCCTTTAGTGCGCGAGTACGATTGGTTGTTCCCCGGTCTGTGGCGAGCAGTTGATCCCGGAGAGACGGTCACAGTGCAGTTTGAGGGAACACACATCGGCTTATTTGATATCGGGGGGCCGGATTCGTGCAGATTGAAGGTGTCGGTGGATGGAGGGGAACCCTTCCTTGTTGATCGATTCACACCCTATAACGATCATAATCGAAATCAATATGTTTTCTTGCCAGAGCTACCAAATGGGAAACATACAGTTCGCTTCGAGATCGATCACGAGAAAACTGACAAAGCGGCCGTGTTTGAGGCAAGTGGCAATGAACGAAGTATGGAACATGTTCGGCAACATCCAGCTTGGTATGATCAAACGGTCATTCAGCTTGGAAAGTTGTTATTGGTGCAGCCGCCATTATAA
- a CDS encoding ferritin family protein — MYVAYPYGYRYTFTPVWATSSAEALELIKTAVQGERNDEIFYDSLIQMSPDANQAAIITSIRNDERGHNQMFRQMYKDLTGQEISGVSSEPVETVTSYLAGLQKAFQGELVAVEKYRKIWFGLPYGIYKDTVWGIILDEQKHADKYNNLVTYNLPR, encoded by the coding sequence ATGTATGTGGCATATCCTTATGGTTACAGGTACACTTTTACTCCGGTATGGGCAACATCATCAGCCGAAGCGCTTGAATTAATCAAAACGGCTGTTCAAGGAGAAAGAAATGATGAGATATTCTATGATTCACTGATTCAGATGTCACCTGATGCCAATCAGGCTGCCATCATCACGAGCATCCGCAATGATGAACGAGGACATAATCAAATGTTCCGCCAAATGTACAAGGATCTTACAGGTCAGGAGATTTCGGGCGTAAGCAGTGAGCCGGTTGAGACGGTCACCTCTTATCTTGCCGGACTGCAAAAGGCGTTTCAAGGTGAATTGGTTGCCGTGGAAAAGTATAGAAAAATATGGTTTGGTCTCCCTTATGGCATATATAAAGACACGGTGTGGGGAATCATCTTGGACGAACAGAAACATGCTGATAAATATAACAATCTGGTTACGTATAATTTGCCGAGATAG
- a CDS encoding extracellular solute-binding protein codes for MQRKKISFVILSAILGLGTLLSGCGGNEEITSTTSGNSQGQSGQFATKLKISMFNQGTFNAAAPVPPRDEDIQRQMLEEEMNIDLEMMIPQAGQATTKLNTLIAGGDIPDLIFLKSRADLAQYYDQGVLADLTPYMDQFPELQKRFGTDSWEAMSYQGKTIGVPGYDNVNGISRSFFIRNDWLKKLNMEVPTTPDELFEVMKAFTEKDPDGNGKNDTYGFIGGMNKEGNLQTYGFDSLMWMFGVNPPSAVEIKDNEPVFLFIDPKMKEALAYINKMMAAKVVDPDWVTMNSPDLLDQKMFKGRVGFMIRDARRLEPDYQQKMKEISGEVPEWIVIPPMKGPYGDQIVERKSFQGNSWAISAKADEEKIIRILSMLNYLFTDEEAYPNFAYGIKGIHWDVVDGKIKNKTSELSKEMKEKYLWVDHYRMPRRGDDAEYFSFQNPKTAEAFKDNQQYVGPTLPGNLLTPDPSDTLDADRKRFINESLVKFMTGKEPLSNWDSFLQTLDTKFDMQKYKETAIQQFKEAGLIK; via the coding sequence ATGCAGCGTAAAAAGATTTCATTTGTTATTCTGTCGGCAATCTTAGGACTTGGAACGCTATTGTCAGGATGTGGGGGAAATGAAGAAATTACATCGACAACTTCGGGTAATTCGCAAGGCCAGTCTGGCCAGTTTGCAACCAAACTGAAAATCTCAATGTTTAACCAAGGCACTTTTAATGCTGCTGCTCCAGTACCTCCACGTGATGAAGATATTCAACGCCAAATGTTGGAAGAAGAGATGAACATCGACTTGGAGATGATGATTCCTCAGGCTGGGCAAGCAACAACCAAACTGAATACACTCATTGCAGGCGGGGATATTCCAGACTTGATCTTCTTGAAAAGTCGTGCTGATCTCGCGCAATATTACGACCAAGGTGTTCTTGCGGATTTGACACCGTATATGGACCAATTCCCTGAACTACAGAAACGGTTTGGCACCGACTCGTGGGAGGCGATGTCCTATCAAGGAAAAACCATTGGAGTTCCAGGTTATGATAATGTAAACGGTATCAGTCGAAGCTTCTTCATCCGCAACGATTGGCTGAAAAAGCTGAATATGGAGGTACCAACGACACCTGATGAGTTGTTTGAAGTTATGAAAGCCTTTACAGAGAAAGATCCGGACGGGAATGGCAAAAACGATACGTACGGATTCATCGGCGGTATGAATAAAGAAGGCAATCTGCAAACCTACGGCTTTGATAGCTTGATGTGGATGTTTGGCGTCAACCCTCCTTCAGCCGTTGAGATAAAAGATAATGAACCGGTATTTCTGTTTATCGATCCCAAAATGAAAGAGGCTCTTGCTTACATTAATAAAATGATGGCAGCCAAGGTGGTTGACCCGGATTGGGTGACGATGAATTCGCCTGATCTGTTGGACCAAAAGATGTTTAAGGGTAGAGTTGGCTTCATGATCAGAGATGCTCGCAGACTGGAGCCGGATTATCAGCAGAAAATGAAAGAAATTAGTGGCGAGGTGCCGGAATGGATCGTTATTCCTCCGATGAAAGGTCCTTACGGGGATCAAATTGTAGAGAGAAAATCATTCCAAGGTAATTCATGGGCCATATCCGCAAAAGCAGACGAGGAAAAAATCATTCGGATCTTATCCATGCTGAATTATCTCTTTACGGATGAGGAAGCCTATCCGAACTTTGCATACGGAATCAAAGGGATTCATTGGGATGTCGTAGACGGCAAGATCAAAAATAAAACCTCCGAGTTATCAAAAGAAATGAAAGAAAAGTACCTGTGGGTCGATCATTATAGAATGCCACGCCGTGGTGATGATGCGGAGTACTTCAGCTTCCAAAATCCGAAGACAGCGGAAGCTTTCAAGGACAATCAGCAATATGTGGGGCCAACGTTGCCCGGAAATTTATTGACCCCAGACCCTAGCGATACCTTGGATGCTGACCGCAAACGTTTCATTAATGAAAGCTTAGTTAAATTTATGACGGGCAAAGAGCCTCTTTCCAACTGGGACAGTTTCCTCCAGACGCTGGATACCAAGTTTGACATGCAGAAATATAAGGAAACCGCAATCCAGCAATTTAAAGAAGCCGGCCTTATCAAGTAA
- a CDS encoding FAD-dependent oxidoreductase — protein sequence MEVIKMELMKADVTVVGGGIAGICAAIAAARQGLQVSLINDRPVLGGNASSEVRVHINGSAYLGNSPSYYAREGGLVEELKLKIFHYNPLYNKKLMLSLSDTVLLDMVYDEPNISLFLNTCVHETGMENGRIKWVEGLQLASERKFRFESPTYIDCSGDGIVGYQAGAHFRWGREAKHEYQEELAPEVADHYTMGDTILFQARDVNYSVPYKRPGFAYDITKLEFFDSIRKGLNYRSFPRKINGLGGLWWLEYGGHMDIIKNNEDIALELRKLVYGIWDYIKNSGEFDDVDNLILDYVCPIPGKRESRRFIGEHMLSQNDLTEKTHFEDAVSVGGWYMDLHANKGIYDEGPATAWNFVPGLYNIPFRSLFSRNIPNLMFAGRNISATHVAFGSTRVMATCGCMGQAVGTAAALCVKYETDPADIVKAHMGELQAQLLRDGQTIVGLQEPLDPYFADGLTIRASSQRSYEQLHPTEEVSLEKALCLVLPIQTSVVESVQIKIKNRSEHSETLHVKLFGGDRKENYIPTSELKGYSLVISAGHDDWITLDLSCKKPADDKIYIVLEGTACLTVHSNEEKMTGAVSFLYKPEEPSRLKKLNKSICFKDLSPSQNMYNPANVVNGFSRPYGLPNGWISESTEGQEWLEFAFASPKNLDEIHLVFNSQLNLEHFDDPIEPLIQDYDVILTLEDGTKSEIKVRGNYLSLNKLQVHAQGVTQIRFDFCATYGSPYYEVFAVKFFALKNAK from the coding sequence ATGGAGGTTATCAAAATGGAGCTTATGAAAGCAGATGTAACCGTCGTAGGTGGAGGCATTGCCGGGATATGCGCTGCCATTGCAGCTGCACGCCAAGGTCTGCAGGTTTCACTTATTAATGATCGGCCGGTACTTGGGGGAAATGCGAGCAGCGAGGTCAGAGTTCATATCAACGGGTCGGCATATCTCGGAAATAGTCCATCCTATTATGCTCGCGAAGGCGGGTTGGTGGAAGAACTCAAACTGAAGATCTTTCATTACAATCCGTTATACAACAAAAAGCTTATGCTTTCGCTTTCGGATACGGTTTTGCTCGACATGGTTTATGATGAGCCCAACATTTCTCTATTCCTGAACACATGCGTGCATGAAACAGGCATGGAGAACGGCAGAATCAAATGGGTGGAGGGCCTTCAATTGGCTTCAGAGAGAAAATTTCGTTTTGAAAGCCCAACCTACATTGATTGCTCTGGGGATGGAATTGTTGGATACCAAGCTGGTGCTCACTTCCGATGGGGAAGAGAGGCGAAGCATGAATACCAGGAGGAGCTCGCTCCAGAAGTGGCGGATCATTACACGATGGGTGATACGATTCTGTTTCAAGCCCGTGACGTAAACTATTCCGTTCCTTACAAAAGGCCAGGCTTTGCGTATGATATTACGAAGCTGGAGTTTTTTGATAGTATCAGAAAAGGATTAAACTATCGGTCTTTTCCAAGGAAAATCAACGGGCTTGGCGGATTGTGGTGGCTGGAATACGGCGGACATATGGATATTATCAAGAATAATGAAGACATCGCATTGGAACTGCGGAAATTGGTGTACGGGATATGGGATTACATCAAAAATAGCGGTGAATTTGATGATGTAGACAATCTCATCCTGGATTATGTATGCCCGATTCCGGGAAAGAGGGAGTCGAGACGTTTTATAGGGGAACACATGCTGTCTCAGAACGATCTTACAGAAAAGACTCATTTCGAAGATGCGGTATCCGTCGGAGGTTGGTATATGGATCTGCATGCAAATAAAGGCATCTACGATGAGGGGCCTGCTACAGCGTGGAATTTTGTGCCGGGATTGTATAATATCCCTTTCCGCAGCTTATTTTCACGCAATATTCCTAATCTCATGTTCGCTGGCCGTAATATAAGTGCTACCCATGTGGCTTTTGGGTCTACAAGGGTCATGGCAACTTGTGGTTGTATGGGGCAGGCGGTAGGAACGGCTGCTGCGTTATGCGTAAAATATGAGACAGATCCCGCTGACATCGTCAAAGCGCATATGGGTGAGCTTCAGGCGCAGTTGCTTCGAGACGGGCAAACAATTGTAGGCCTTCAAGAGCCGTTGGACCCTTATTTCGCAGACGGATTAACGATTCGTGCCTCGTCTCAGCGAAGCTATGAACAACTTCATCCAACCGAAGAGGTCTCCTTGGAGAAAGCGTTATGTTTGGTCTTGCCGATTCAGACATCAGTGGTTGAGAGTGTGCAGATCAAAATTAAAAATAGATCCGAGCATTCGGAAACGTTGCATGTGAAGCTGTTTGGCGGGGATCGAAAGGAAAACTATATTCCCACCAGCGAGCTGAAGGGCTACAGCTTGGTGATTTCAGCAGGTCACGATGACTGGATTACACTGGACCTCAGCTGCAAGAAGCCAGCTGACGACAAAATCTACATCGTATTGGAAGGTACGGCGTGCCTTACTGTACACAGCAATGAGGAGAAAATGACTGGAGCGGTTAGCTTCCTTTATAAGCCGGAAGAGCCATCCAGGCTGAAGAAACTTAATAAGAGCATTTGCTTTAAAGACCTATCACCATCCCAGAATATGTATAATCCCGCGAATGTCGTCAACGGTTTCTCCAGACCTTATGGTCTGCCGAACGGCTGGATTTCTGAAAGTACGGAAGGACAGGAATGGTTGGAATTTGCTTTTGCAAGCCCCAAGAATCTGGATGAAATCCATCTTGTTTTCAATTCGCAGCTGAATTTGGAGCATTTCGACGATCCGATCGAGCCGTTGATTCAAGATTATGATGTGATCTTAACCTTAGAAGACGGAACCAAGAGTGAAATTAAAGTCCGTGGGAATTATCTTTCGTTGAATAAACTTCAGGTGCATGCACAAGGTGTAACCCAAATCCGATTTGATTTCTGTGCGACATATGGTTCGCCCTATTATGAAGTGTTTGCTGTTAAATTTTTTGCTCTTAAAAACGCTAAGTGA